One Caretta caretta isolate rCarCar2 chromosome 6, rCarCar1.hap1, whole genome shotgun sequence genomic region harbors:
- the LOC142072423 gene encoding olfactory receptor-like protein COR4 encodes MAGGNCTAVTEFILTGLTDRLELQVPLFAVFLVIYGITLVWNLGMMVLIRIDPRLHTPMYFFLKNLSLVDVCYSTVITPKMLMSFLAERKAISYTACIIQYFSFILLAISECLLLAVMAYDRYVAICNPLLYTVIMSPKHCLRLAAGSYLWAFLNSVIHTSGLLRLSYCHSNLLNHFFCDMNPLLKLSSSGTYVNELLVFLFGSLIEVISIGTILISYILIIATVLQIRSTDGRCKAFSTCTSHLTAVSMFHGTILFMYFRPSASYELDTDKMASVFYTVVIPMLNPLVYSLRNKDVMDALRRAIKTKSRAHFPPKGVIIGQPNPSMAALHT; translated from the coding sequence ATGGCTGGAGGAAATTGTACGGCAGTGACCGAATTCATTCTCACAGGACTGACAGATCGTCTGGAGCTGCAGGTCCCCCTCTTCGCAGTATTCCTAGTGATCTATGGTATCACCCTGGTGTGGAATCTGGGGATGATGGTTTTAATCAGGATCGATCCCCgacttcacacccccatgtacttcttcctcaaGAATTTGTCCCTCGTGGATGTCTGTTACTCCACAGTCATCACTCCCAAGATGCTAATGAGCTTCTTAGCAGAGAGGAAAGCTATTTCCTACACAGCTTGCATCATCCAATATTTTAGCTTCATATTGCTTGCCATCTCTGAGTGCCTTCTGCTGGCAGTAATGGCGTACGACCGTTATGTAGCCATCTGTAACCCGCTGCTGTACACAGTCATCATGTCACCAAAGCACTGCCTACGGCTGGCAGCTGGTTCATATCTATGGGCCTTCCTGAACTCTGTGATACACACAAGCGGTTTGCTAAGATTATCCTACTGCCACTCCAATCTCCTGAATCATTTTTTCTGTGATATGAACCCACTTCTAAAGCTCTCCTCTTCTGGCACCTATGTCAACGAGCTACTTGTTTTCCTCTTTGGCAGTCTGATAGAGGTGATTAGCATTGGGACCATCCTCATCTCATACATCTTAATTATTGCAACTGTGCTGCAGATCCGCTCAACCGATGGCAGgtgcaaagccttctccacctgcacctcCCACCTGACGGCCGTCTCCATGTTCCACGGGACAATTCTCTTCATGTACTTCCGACCCAGCGCCAGCTACGAGCTGGACACAGACAAAATGGCCTCAGTGTTCTACACGGTGGTGATCCCCATGCTGAACCCCCTCGTCTACAGCTTGAGGAACAAGGATGTGATGGATGCCCTGAGGAGAGCAATAAAGACAAAATCGAGGGCCCATTTTCCCCCAAAGGGTGTCATAATAGGACAACCAAATCCTTCAATGGCTGCTCTGCACACATAG